From the genome of Pseudomonas hamedanensis:
TGGTGACGAGGATGCCCGCCACTTGCGCGGTTTCATCCCGGATCGGGCTGTAGGTCAGATCCAGCCAGACGTCGGATTCTTGGCCATCGCGCTGCAGGGTGAAGCGGCGTTCGCTGTAGGTACGCACCTGACCTTGCAGGACGGCGCTGTAGACCGGGTCGGTAAAGGCTCTGAGTTCCGGCCACATCTGGTGTGCCGGTTGTCCGAAAGCATGCGGGTGCTTGCTGCCGGCCAGCATGGCGAAGCCGTCGTTGTAGATCTGCGTGAGTTGCGGCCCCCACAACAACAGCATCGGCATTGGCGAGTGAATCACGATGTCCACCGCGGTGCGCAGGCTTTGCGGCCATTGGCTGGCGGCACCCAGTGCGGTGTTGCTCCAGTCGGTGCGCGCGATCAGAGTCTGGGCGTCGTCGTTGCCGGGTACAGCGTTCATTGCGTCGATCCTGAGCGTCGTTCGGTGAGGCGGCGTCTACTATTCTTCGAGAGGGTAGACGCTCAATGTACCGCTGCGCCACAGCAGCGGGCCATGTCTGAATATTCAAGCCGGTGGGTGAATTTGACCATGGAAATCGATGTGCTGTTAACACGGCTGGCCAACCAGCATGGCTCGGACCTGTTCCTGTCCACGGGAGCGCCACCCAGTGCGCGGTTTCAAGGCGTATTGACAGCGTTGAGCGAGCAGCCGTTCAAACCCGGTGAAGTGGCCGCCATTGCCAACGCCCTGATGGACGCCGAGCAGCGCCAGGTGTTCGACCGTGAGCTGGAAATGAACCTGGCCATTTCGCTGGCCGGTATTGGCCGCTTTCGAGTCAACGTGTTCAAGCAACGCAACGACGTATCCATCGTGATTCGCAACGTGAAGCTTGATATTCCACGTTTCGAAGACCTCAAGTTGCCCCCGGTACTGCGTGAAACCGTCATGCTCAAGCAGGGCCTGATCCTGTTCGTCGGCGCCACCGATTCGGGCAAATCGACCTCGCTGGCGGCATTGATCGATCACCGTAACCGTCACAGCGCCGGGCACATTGTGACGATTGAAGATCCGATCGAGTACATCCATCGGCATCAACTCTCGATCGTCAATCAGCGTGAGGTCGGCGTCGATACTCGCAGTTTTCACGCCGCGTTGAAAAACACCCTGCGCCAAGCGCCGGACGTAGTCCTGATCGGCGAGATCCGTGACCGCGAAACCATGGAACATGCCTTGGCCTTCGCGGAAACCGGCCACCTGGTGTTATCGACGCTGCACGCCAACAACGCCAATCAGGCGCTGGACCGGATCATCAATCTGTTCCCCGAAGAGCGTCGTCCGCAGCTGTTGCATGCGCTGGGTAACAATCTGAAAGCCTTTATTTCGCAGCGATTGGTGCGCACCGTTAATGGTCAGCGAAGGGCTGCGGTCGAGGTGCTGCTGGGTACGCCGACCATCGCCGATCTGGTTCGACGAGGTGAGTTCGGAGAGCTCAAATCGATGATGGAAAAGTCCGCGGAGCTTGGTATGCAAACCTTTGATGGCGCTTTGTTCGCCTTGGTGTCGCAGGGTGACATCAGTGAAGAGGAAGCGTTGAAACATGCCGACTCGGTGAATAATCTAAAGTTGCGCATAAAGTTCGCCACGGAAATAAAAAACCCCGATGAGCCGAAGGTGGGGGAGTGGGGTTTGATGGATTGAAAATCAATCATTAGTTTGCTGGTAGTAATAGCATTTAATATTTTAAGTGTGGAGTATAAAGTATTGCGGTCGTACAACGTCATCAAGCTGAATGGTCAGCGTAACCGATTGATGAGGTTGTTTAATGAGTTTTGCAGAAAGAAAATAAAGTGATCTGGTCGGACCATGTCGTAGTTGCCAGTTTTAAACTAAGAACTGCAGCCGATGCCGCTGAGCGGCAGCTGATGATTGCGCAGTTGGAGCAGGCTGTGAGTCAGTATTCTGCTGATGAAGTCGTCAACTGGTATGCCCACGAACTGGAGTTGCAGGAAGGTTCGTCGCTGTACGAAATTTATAACCCCGGCCTGCACCTGCTCAATCAATTACTTGAAAGCAGTCCGGTCAACAGCGCACTTTCCCAGGAGCGCGCCAGTCAGCATAACGGCCTTGTGCGGGTGTCCGCTGACGGCAAGATGGAAGTGTATGGCACCGCCGGCTGGGTTGATCTAGTCGCTGCGGGTCATTTTAAATACAGTCGCTCGACGCTGGATGATCTGAAGCTGATCGCTGATTTCGCCGAGGCGGCGCGCGGGTATATATGGGCTGATCTGGACATTACGATGGATCAGTGGTTCAAGTTTCACGAGATAGATATCCCTGACACACAAGCAAAAATCAGCAACTTGCTCGAGTTGCTAAAGTTTGATCCTGCGGTCAAGGAACCGGCCAATTATTGGGAACATTTTGCAGCGAGCGGTCAAAAGCTGGCCACGCTGTCCGAGGAACAGTTTTCAGCCATTGGCCAAGCGACCGCCAAACTTCTTCCGGGGAAAAGTCTCCTGACGGCGCTGTATAACGTTACGGGTAATGCGCCGGTATCGCATGAGAACGCAGCCCAGCGAATCAACGAATATGTCAACTACCCGGTTGCCTGCATACTGGCTGAAAAGTATTTGAAAGAACTGGGTTGGCTCGGTGCTCAAGCGGGCGAACCTATTGGCGAACAGGTTCTTCCACAGCTATTGTTGACGGCAATGTTGCTCGATCTGGATCCGGCCATCGACAATTTTTGTCAACGCAGGAAGATCGCTGGGTTCGAGTTGTATGCAGCCACTTATGTTGACCGGCATCCTTCGGTTGTACTCGAAGACCTGACGACGTTTCTACGAACCCGACTGAAGGTGGATGCCCGTTTAGTTCCTTTGGCCACCCACCTGTTGCTGGCGCGCACGGCGCCAGAGTTTATCGTCAGGGACATCCCGGCGTCCGTTCTCATGGGATCGATCGCATGGATCAACTTCTGTCGCGCCGTGGTGCTGGTCGAGGCGGTGAAAACCGGCGCAGCGCGCGTCTTGACCTACTCGCAAATAATGGCTTATGCCGATCTGCAGCCGATCAGTGACACGCAAAAGCATTTGCGCGATCTGGCAATGATTGACCCGATTGTCGATTGGGCGCTGCTTAATCAGGTCGTCACCCCGGGTGAGCTTGATCAGGCAGAGGAATCGACCACACGACGGGCAATTGAGGTCTTCGAACAGCACACCGAAAAATTCACCCAGATCGCCCGGGCCTTTTCGACCGCGCTGCCCAGCCGTGCAGGCATCGCCCGCGCAGCGTTGAAAGTCGCCGCGCCAGGCTGCGATACGCTGGACGAAAAAGCATTGTCCGAGATCGGCGGGCAGCAGGTCATGTCCATGGTGGACCTGCATCAATCAGGTGACCTCGTCACCGGCAAGTGGGACAGGCGCACGGTTCGCCTGGTCACCAACGGCATACCCAGTCCGGCCATCAATTACAACCCGTCGGGCATCAGCCTTTACACACGTTATCCAGCGCTACTGAAACTCAAATCCTGTGACGACGAAATGGATCGGCAGTTGGCGGTGCATTTCAAGGATCTCAACAGTGCCATGTCGTCGACGGTGAAACTCGCGCTGGCCCAAATGCCCTCAGCGGATTTACAAGCCTTCATAAATGGCCGGATCGACTTTTTCACCGTGCGTGAGTCGGCGATTTACACCACCACGCATCGCATTGGCGGCCCGGTCACTACTCAATTGCC
Proteins encoded in this window:
- a CDS encoding PilT/PilU family type 4a pilus ATPase — its product is MEIDVLLTRLANQHGSDLFLSTGAPPSARFQGVLTALSEQPFKPGEVAAIANALMDAEQRQVFDRELEMNLAISLAGIGRFRVNVFKQRNDVSIVIRNVKLDIPRFEDLKLPPVLRETVMLKQGLILFVGATDSGKSTSLAALIDHRNRHSAGHIVTIEDPIEYIHRHQLSIVNQREVGVDTRSFHAALKNTLRQAPDVVLIGEIRDRETMEHALAFAETGHLVLSTLHANNANQALDRIINLFPEERRPQLLHALGNNLKAFISQRLVRTVNGQRRAAVEVLLGTPTIADLVRRGEFGELKSMMEKSAELGMQTFDGALFALVSQGDISEEEALKHADSVNNLKLRIKFATEIKNPDEPKVGEWGLMD